The DNA sequence CGGCGCGGGCGCGCTGCTGGCCTGCGACGCGCTGTGGGGTACGCACGCCTCCCGCGAGGAACTCCTCGACATCTGCGCCGAGTTGGGCAGCGACGTGCCGTTCAGTCTGGTCGGTGGGGCGGCTCTGGGCACCGGGCGGGGCGAGAAGCTCCGTACGCTCGACGTGGGCGGCACCTTCCACTGGGTGTTCGCGATGGCCGACCGGGGGCTTTCGACGCCGGCCGTGTTCCGTGAGTTCGACCGGCTCGGCGAGGGCACCGACATCCCCGAGCCCGTCGCCTCCGAGCCGCTCCTCGCCGCCCTCGCGAAGGGCGACCCCGACGCGCTCGCCGCGGCCGTCTCCAACGACCTCCAGCCCGCCGCCCTCTCCCTCTTCCCGGAACTGGCCGACACCCTCGCGGCCGGCCGCGCCGCCGGTGCGCTCACGGCGCTGGTCTCCGGCTCGGGTCCGACGACGGCGTTCCTCGCCCGCGACCCCGAGTCGGCGGTGAAGGTGGCCGACACCCTGCGGGCGTCCGGCACCTGCCGCTCGGTGCGCACCGCGTCCGGGCCCGCGCAGGGCGCCACGGTCGTGCGGGCCGCCGGAGCGTGACGCCGTACTCACAAGTACGCGTTCTTCGCCCGATCTCCACACGGAAGTACTGCGATCGCAGTACCCGTGGGGCGGCTGAGGCGTTTAGGGTCGCTTGACGTTTCAACTTTCGGGCTGTCGTGCCCGGCTCACCGTCAAGCGCACTTCTGGAAGGGGACACTCCTGTGTCCGAATCCCCCACCCCCGCCCAGCCGTCTCACCGTAGAAAGCGCTCCCTGTCCCGTCGCGGCATGATGGCCGCGGGTGGGGCGGTGGCCGCCGGAACCGCGCTCACGCCGATGGTGTTCGCCGCGGGCGGCTCCGGCGAGACGGACAACTCCACCTCCGATTCCGGTGGTTCGGGCACGACGCCGGAGAAGTTCCCCGCCACCCGGACCGAGGCCGCCACCGGTACCGGCGAGGCCACCACCGCCGTCGCCGCCTCCTACGTCGGTGTGCGCTGGTCCGGCGCCAAGGACGGCGCCGCCATCCGGCTCGCGGACGGCAACTGGCAGAACCTGGCCCACGGCTGCGCGACCGTCGAGGACGGCGGTACCGCCCTGGTCGCCGCCGGCAACGCCAAGGCCTACGAGGTGAAGGCCCCCAGCGGCATCAACGGCGTGCGCTCGCTGGCCATCGACACCACCGACGGCCCCGAGCGCACCTACCAGGTGCCGAGCGAGCCCACGCGCGTGCGTGGCGTCGGCTACCTCTCGCGGCCGGCCTGGGGCGCCGACGAGTCCAAGCGGTACAAGGACGGCAAGGTCAACTCGCCCGAGACGTACTACCCGCTCCAGATCATCACGGTCCACCACACCGCGACGCCCAACGACGACCCCGACCCGGCCGCGACGGTGCGCGCGATCTACGAGTTCCACGCGATCACCAACGACTGGGGTGACAT is a window from the Streptomyces sp. NBC_00299 genome containing:
- a CDS encoding 4-(cytidine 5'-diphospho)-2-C-methyl-D-erythritol kinase — its product is MSASVTVRVPAKVNVQLAVGAARPDGFHDLANVFLAVGLHDEVTVTPSPDGLRVTCDGPDADQVPLDRTNLAARAALALAQRRGLDAAVHLHIAKDIPVAGGMAGGSADGAGALLACDALWGTHASREELLDICAELGSDVPFSLVGGAALGTGRGEKLRTLDVGGTFHWVFAMADRGLSTPAVFREFDRLGEGTDIPEPVASEPLLAALAKGDPDALAAAVSNDLQPAALSLFPELADTLAAGRAAGALTALVSGSGPTTAFLARDPESAVKVADTLRASGTCRSVRTASGPAQGATVVRAAGA
- a CDS encoding peptidoglycan recognition protein family protein, with the protein product MSESPTPAQPSHRRKRSLSRRGMMAAGGAVAAGTALTPMVFAAGGSGETDNSTSDSGGSGTTPEKFPATRTEAATGTGEATTAVAASYVGVRWSGAKDGAAIRLADGNWQNLAHGCATVEDGGTALVAAGNAKAYEVKAPSGINGVRSLAIDTTDGPERTYQVPSEPTRVRGVGYLSRPAWGADESKRYKDGKVNSPETYYPLQIITVHHTATPNDDPDPAATVRAIYEFHAITNDWGDIGYHFLIDEAGTVYEGRYSGDDGIPAFNPDGDLVTGFHSVGYNSGALGIALIGNLDQQAPTDAAKASLIRLIKVISRFEGLDPQARVTYTNPVNGTKKDTNTVGGHRDYFDTECPGRVMYDLLAEVRAAAARR